One segment of Paraburkholderia sp. PREW-6R DNA contains the following:
- a CDS encoding phospholipase C, phosphocholine-specific, whose protein sequence is MTSTSRRRFLQTVASSAGAATALTALPESIRNALAVPAFSRTGTIRDVEHIVVFMQENRSFDHYFGHLRGVRGYNDRFPIPLPGGKPVWYQPSKEDATKPVLPFHLDTSTTSAQCVGDLDHSWYKTHAAIDGGRYDQWPANKTDMTMGYHLRGDIPFHYALADAFTVCDAYFCSLPGPTHPNRAYLMSGMVDPSGTMGGPLLDNNDFVDGDAPPQYQLLSWTTYPERLQAAGISWQVYQQGLNGNDPLNGNYGTNILQNFTNYINAQPGTPLYERAQTVRTIDDLKADVLANKLPQVSWLCPPAAYSEHPSYTPAYGAEYTSQILEALTSNPEVWSKTVLFIMYDENDGFFDHVVPPQPATTPAQGKSTVTTEGEIHNVVNPARGGTYTADGLPYGLGPRVPMTIVSPWSKGGFVCSQVFDHTSVIRFIETRFGVYEPNITAWRRAVCGDLTTAFDFRTPDSKVPPLPDTSNYKSIADNQCATQPKPTVPATPGAIDPQEGGIRFARALPYELHVNGHANASRNSFEIAFGNTGDQGAHFYVYASNRTDGPWRYTVEAGKSLSETFDLSMTNGVYTFEVFGPNGFVRKFSGNTQQTTSTSAQAAGVHAHGKHAQPEVKVQYDAANGNVFLKFTNTGGGVARLTVTDNVYGARTRSVLVPAGAHIEEAWVLASSHHWYDLTVTSNDDASFSRRLAGHVENGRPSISDPAAVAPVLVAS, encoded by the coding sequence ATGACATCAACTAGCCGTCGCCGTTTCCTGCAGACCGTCGCTTCCTCCGCCGGCGCTGCCACCGCGCTGACCGCGCTGCCCGAATCCATTCGCAATGCGCTTGCCGTGCCTGCATTCTCGCGCACCGGCACGATTCGCGACGTCGAACATATTGTCGTGTTCATGCAGGAGAACCGGTCGTTCGACCACTACTTCGGCCACCTGCGTGGCGTGCGTGGCTACAACGACCGCTTCCCGATTCCGCTGCCGGGCGGCAAGCCGGTGTGGTATCAGCCGTCGAAAGAGGACGCGACCAAGCCCGTGTTGCCGTTTCACCTCGACACGTCGACCACCAGCGCGCAATGCGTGGGCGATCTCGATCACTCCTGGTACAAGACCCACGCCGCGATCGACGGCGGCCGCTACGATCAGTGGCCCGCCAACAAGACCGACATGACGATGGGCTACCACCTGCGCGGCGACATTCCGTTTCACTACGCGCTCGCCGATGCGTTCACCGTCTGTGATGCCTATTTCTGTTCGCTGCCCGGACCGACGCACCCGAACCGCGCGTACCTGATGAGCGGCATGGTCGATCCGAGCGGCACGATGGGCGGCCCGCTGCTCGACAATAACGATTTCGTCGACGGCGATGCGCCGCCGCAGTATCAGTTGCTCTCGTGGACCACGTATCCGGAGCGCCTGCAGGCCGCCGGCATTTCGTGGCAGGTCTATCAGCAAGGTCTGAACGGCAACGATCCGCTGAACGGCAACTACGGCACCAACATCCTGCAGAACTTCACGAACTACATCAACGCGCAACCGGGTACGCCGCTGTACGAGCGCGCGCAGACCGTGCGCACCATCGACGATCTGAAGGCCGACGTGCTGGCCAACAAGCTGCCACAAGTATCGTGGCTGTGCCCGCCCGCTGCGTATTCCGAGCACCCGAGCTACACGCCGGCATATGGCGCGGAATACACGTCGCAGATTCTGGAGGCGCTCACGTCGAATCCCGAAGTGTGGAGCAAGACCGTTCTGTTCATCATGTACGACGAGAACGACGGCTTCTTCGATCACGTCGTGCCGCCGCAGCCGGCCACGACGCCCGCGCAAGGCAAGTCGACGGTCACCACCGAAGGCGAAATCCATAACGTGGTCAACCCTGCCCGGGGCGGCACGTACACCGCCGACGGCCTGCCCTACGGCCTCGGCCCGCGTGTGCCGATGACGATCGTGTCGCCGTGGAGCAAGGGCGGATTCGTGTGCTCGCAGGTGTTCGATCATACGTCGGTGATCCGCTTCATCGAAACCCGGTTTGGCGTGTATGAGCCGAATATCACCGCATGGCGTCGCGCCGTGTGCGGCGACCTCACGACCGCGTTCGACTTCCGCACGCCGGATTCGAAAGTTCCGCCACTGCCGGACACGAGCAACTACAAGAGCATCGCGGACAACCAGTGCGCCACGCAGCCCAAGCCGACCGTTCCCGCGACGCCGGGCGCGATCGACCCGCAGGAAGGCGGCATCCGTTTTGCCCGCGCGCTGCCGTATGAACTGCACGTGAACGGCCACGCCAATGCGTCGAGGAACAGCTTCGAGATCGCGTTCGGCAACACGGGCGATCAGGGCGCGCACTTTTACGTGTACGCGTCGAACCGGACCGACGGCCCGTGGCGCTATACCGTCGAAGCCGGCAAGTCGCTCAGCGAAACCTTCGACCTGAGCATGACGAACGGCGTCTATACGTTCGAAGTGTTCGGTCCAAACGGTTTCGTACGCAAGTTTTCCGGCAACACGCAACAGACCACGTCGACGAGCGCGCAGGCCGCGGGCGTCCATGCGCACGGCAAGCACGCGCAGCCCGAAGTCAAAGTGCAATACGACGCGGCCAACGGCAACGTGTTCCTGAAGTTCACCAACACAGGCGGTGGCGTTGCGCGCCTGACGGTGACCGACAACGTCTACGGCGCGCGCACGCGGTCGGTGCTGGTGCCGGCCGGCGCACATATCGAGGAGGCGTGGGTGCTGGCGTCGAGCCATCACTGGTACGACCTGACGGTGACGAGCAACGACGATGCGAGCTTCTCGCGGCGTCTGGCCGGTCACGTCGAAAATGGCCGGCCGAGCATCAGCGATCCGGCGGCCGTCGCGCCGGTGCTGGTCGCGAGCTAA